A part of Chrysiogenia bacterium genomic DNA contains:
- a CDS encoding SDR family NAD(P)-dependent oxidoreductase has protein sequence MGEGKQGTIPPDGRVVMISGANRGIGLSIARRLHADGYRLSLGARDPAKLAAAVADLGGDVLQCRYDAEDRPTAAAWVEETASHFGQIDALVNNAGVLRAYPFDQPDEDQLDEMWAVNVKGPYFLSLAALPHLRATGQGRIVNILSNSGLRYAGGVPGYAMSKFSAVALTHVLRYGTWEDGVRVCGLCPGAVDTDMSRTNAPFPGEKIDPDTVAAIVSLVISLPNSASIATMPINYALESVV, from the coding sequence ATGGGGGAGGGCAAGCAGGGGACCATTCCGCCCGACGGGCGGGTCGTCATGATCTCGGGGGCGAACCGGGGGATCGGTCTGTCGATCGCCCGGCGCCTCCACGCCGACGGCTACAGGCTCAGCCTGGGCGCGCGCGATCCGGCCAAGCTGGCGGCGGCCGTGGCGGACCTGGGCGGCGACGTCCTGCAATGCCGCTACGACGCCGAGGACCGGCCCACCGCCGCCGCCTGGGTCGAGGAGACGGCTAGCCATTTCGGCCAGATCGACGCCCTCGTGAACAACGCGGGCGTGCTGCGCGCCTATCCCTTCGACCAGCCGGACGAGGACCAGCTCGACGAGATGTGGGCGGTCAACGTGAAGGGGCCGTATTTCCTGTCCCTCGCCGCCCTGCCGCATCTGCGCGCGACCGGCCAGGGCCGGATCGTCAACATCCTGTCGAACTCGGGGCTGCGCTATGCCGGCGGCGTGCCCGGCTATGCCATGTCCAAATTCTCGGCCGTGGCCCTGACCCATGTGCTGCGCTACGGCACCTGGGAGGACGGGGTCCGCGTCTGCGGCCTCTGCCCCGGCGCCGTCGACACCGACATGAGCAGGACCAACGCGCCCTTCCCGGGCGAGAAGATCGACCCGGACACGGTGGCGGCCATCGTCAGCCTGGTGATCTCCCTGCCAAACAGCGCCTCCATCGCAACCATGCCGATCAACTACGCGCTGGA